A stretch of the Leucoraja erinacea ecotype New England chromosome 40, Leri_hhj_1, whole genome shotgun sequence genome encodes the following:
- the LOC129714722 gene encoding transcription factor Sp5-like gives MLNATCGRVGQVGPTSAAIPQFQYDSPMGSTSGMFQFWSNDAFGSSHTMSFSPPKAQYALGTAPSALGSQELSLAPPTESVYTYELSSVKILTTSVLESSAYPYPEANGIAPSFPNLIPSSSALPNRHVSPSHPDEIPWWSMQQPSPVNPHHLPFGRAVVLGHQSQMPSTFLQSSSKGLLNCARRCRRCRCPNCQSPGSSKDQGKKKQHICHVPGCGKVYGKTSHLKAHLRWHAGERPFVCNWLFCGKSFTRSDELQRHLRTHTGEKRFCCQECGKRFMRSDHLSKHTKTHQNKGMKHHGVSLANIKME, from the coding sequence ATGTTGAATGCCACCTGTGGAAGAgtagggcaagttggaccaaccTCTGCAGCCATTCCCCAGTTCCAATATGACTCGCCGATGGGGTCCACGTCTGGAATGTTTCAGTTTTGGAGCAATGATGCTTTCGGAAGTTCTCACACGATGTCCTTCAGTCCTCCAAAGGCTCAGTATGCTCTTGGGACAGCGCCATCAGCTTTGGGATCACAagagctttccctggcccctccAACAGAATCGGTCTACACTTATGAGTTGTCTTCTGTGAAGATCCTGACTACTTCAGTTTTGGAAAGTTCGGCCTATCCTTACCCAGAAGCTAACGGAATAGCTCCGAGCTTCCCCAACCTTATTCCCAGTTCTTCAGCGTTGCCAAATAGACATGTATCGCCCAGTCATCCTGACGAAATTCCATGGTGGAGCATGCAACAGCCCAGTCCTGTCAATCCTCACCATCTCCCATTCGGAAGAGCTGTGGTTTTGGGCCATCAAAGCCAAATGCCATCTACCTTCCTTCAGAGCTCTTCCAAAGGTCTCCTGAACTGTGCCAGGCGTTGCCGGAGATGCAGATGCCCCAACTGTCAGTCTCCAGGCAGTAGTAAAGACCAGGGTAAGAAGAAGCAGCATATCTGCCACGTTCCTGGCTGTGGCAAAGTCTATGGAAAGACCTCCCACCTGAAAGCCCACCTGAGGTGGCACGCTGGAGAACGCCCCTTTGTTTGCAACTGGCTGTTTTGCGGGAAGAGCTTCACCAGGTCTGACGAGTTGCAGAGACACCTGAGAACTCACACTGGGGAGAAACGCTTCTGCTGTCAGGAATGTGGCAAGCGGTTCATGAggagtgaccacctctccaaGCACACCAAAACCCATCAGAATAAAGGGATGAAACACCATGGAGTGAGTCTGGCAAACATCAAAATGGAGTGA